TTGTGGGAAAGATTGTTTTCAGGGAAATGACCAGGCCAGGCTGGGCTGGTTAGGCCAGAGTTGCCCAGTGGAGTGAATCAGCTCAGCAATAACCTCACTTTTAGGGACCCTGGAGGGGCCCTGTCTAAACCTGCCCCAGGGCATCCAAGATCACAGAGGCAACAGACAGGAACAAAGGCTCTGTAACATGAATTCTCCATGATAGTAGACAAGAGGTCAGCAACCAGATATGAGCTGCTTCCTCCACCCAAAATACTCTTCTTAGGGGCTGGAAATGGATCCTCATCCTTCAAGGTTAGTTTAAGATGTACCTCCACAGAGAGGAACTCCTGACCAGCCCAGGCATTCCTTCAACATTTTTGAGTTccactatgtgtcaggcactattcTGGACTTGTAAGCAAGACAGAGTCCCCACCCATCTCATATGAAGTAGCAACTGGCCCACTCCTAGTCTCCAACACAGCACACTGTTTATCTCtaactcttctttatggctcaccTCCTTACCAAAGTGTAAGCTCTACGAGGGCAGGGGCCCCAACCATTTATTTCACCAATGTGAACCCAGTGATTAACACATTGTATAAACCAAGCACAAACCACAAAATAGGCCCTTGACAAATAAGCCCTTGTTGAGTAAATAAATGGACACACAGATAAACAATTCTACTTAGAGGTGGGCACTGACTTTAGAGATGCATAGAAATGTGAAGAATGCAGACACACACAAGATGATTGCTTTGACAGCACCCTTCAAGCTGATTCCCAGATCCCCAGTCTTCCTTCCCATTGTTCATTCTGTTTGATCACTAGGCCTTGGGGTGGAGTCACTCTTGCTCTGAGGCTGATTGAGTTGGTAGTCAGAAAACAACCTATCCTGGTCCCCAAAACTTCCTATGATGGGCACAGAACTGGCATTATGTTTGGGACTCTACTTGTTTGAGTGTCTTCTGATGAATAGATATTTCAATGTCACATCTgccaatctttttaaaaatatgtgatggCTGCAAAAGGACAAGAAAGGATAACTCTGCAGGGACCCACATCCAGCCGGTGGGAACCCTCCCACGCACCTTGACACCTTCATGTCCTCCAGCCTCAAGGCTAAAGGTGGCTGGGCCCCATATGATGCTTTGCCTTGCTCTTCCCCACATCCAGCTAAGCCCCGCCCACGACCCCATCCTCCACAAGGTCCCGCCCACAGACCGCACCCTTCTGGCCCTGTCCCTCACCAGTTCTCACGGACGCAGGGGAAGTAGGTGTCTCTTCCTCTTGCCCAAGAACTGGTAGTTAATGTTCTGCCAACGGTGTTTCCACCTAGAGGGAGGGAACATAAGACAGGATAGGGGCAATGCGGGTCTTGGCTCTGACCGCCCGGCCCCGCCCCTTCCTGACGCCCCCAGGGCCCGCCCCCTCCCCtgggcccctcccctccccttaaCCTCGCCCCTCACTTACAGCCCCGCCCTTCTAACAGTCCCGCCCTTCCCTAACAGCCCCGCCCTTCCCTAACAGCCCCGCCCTTCCCCAACAGCCCCGTCCCTCCTAGTTGGTGGTCCATAACTCTGGGGATCCGCCCCTTCCTCAGTCCCCGCCCCCGTTCAGGACTCGCCCCGCCCCTTCTCAGGGCCGGTTCCCGCGGGCGCTCACGTGAGGCGCGGGCGCGCGCCGTAGCAGCTGGGCCAGCGAGCCGACGGCACGTCCGCCAGACCCGTGGCCCCCGGCAGCAGCGTCAGGTTGCGCGCGGGCCAGCGCCAGGCAGCGCCCGGCGGACGATAGCGCTGCGGGCTCAGCCAGTAGTCGCCCAGGCTGCGGCGGGCGGCCGGCTCCGGCAAGGTCGGGCCCCGGCTGCCCCAGAAACACAGATCCTGGTCCAGGCGGTGCGGGGGCGTGGCCCGGGGCCGCCTGCGGGGGAGCCGGACAGTGTCACCCAGGGAGGGCACGACTGACCGGAGGAGGGAGCCAACTCGGATCAGAGGAGACGAGGCGTGGGTCGGGATCACTCCTGGTCGATTTAGAGGGACTGGGAGCGGGGTCAGAGATTCCTCTCCACCAAGATCCCCGGAACCTTTCCGGACTGGGCACCCCCTCCCTCAACCCCCAACCGTGCTGCCAGGCCAGGACTCTATCCCGCCACTGCCCTCCCTTGGTTCCCCTCACCGGGACAGAAGAAAATTCACCACGAAGTGGGCAGTCTCGGTGAATAGCATGGTGTCCAACCCGCTTGCCCCGGTTTTGGCCTTTTTAATACCTGCCTGAGCATGGGGGGCGGGGAGGCTTGAAAGCCCATATTCCCCCAGGGCCGGCTGTTTTTAGCAAGAGGCGTCAGCTGTCAGGTGAGGTTGGGGGCCGAGCTGGAGTGTTCTGCCCTCTCCAGCAGCTTCAACAGAGGGGGCTAGTCATCAGATCTTCAGGTTCCCTAGAGATGTGTCCCCTTAGGCCAAAGACAAAAGCACAGGACAGGCAGAGGGATCCAAAGGCAAGGAAGACCAGCTGTGTGTTGGAGAAACGATTTTCcacccgccccccaccccagggccttcAGCCTCTGTTCCTTAGTGGGATGTTGTGCTCATAGGGAACCCACACCTCAGAGGGCCCAGGTGGTAAGGATCTGCAGAATTCCCAACACATCAGTCTTTAAAGAATAGAAAGGATCCTCACACCTACCCCCCAAAAGTTAAAAACCCTTGAGCTGGGCTCACTTTGGGGGCTGAAGAAGAAATAGGCTCAGAGCTGGGtagacaaaaacaaaagtaaactcTAGCTTCCTTGACTATTCCTGCTCCTATAAAGGGTGAGACAATCTTTCTGTGCCCTTGTCTGGCTTAGAGCATGGGGTTCAGGGCTCAGGGCTTGGAGCCCaggctgggccctgctcctgacGCCCTGGGGATCCAGAGGAACTCACTGGCCCAGTTCCCTTTCCCACACTGCCAGTTTGGGCTATTTCCCCCCTAGTGACTCACACTGGCTGCCTGGGAGAGTGGGCAGCTGTTTTGAGCCCCCAGAGCCCAACACAGGCCCTGGCTTGCCCCCTCCAATTGTGCAGCCATATTTGGGAAACTAATCTCTTTTCCCTCCTTGGGGAATCTCCCTCCTCCAATCCCTTTCTTTTTCCCCATCTTCAACCTCTCCCTCCCTAATGGCTCCTTCCCATCAGCAAGCAAACAGGTTCTAGTCTTTCCTATCTTTGAAAGAACAGAAAGCCCTCCTTCAACCACACCCTTCTCCAGCCCCCACTTCACAGCCAACATTCTTCAAAGAGTTGTGTGCACAAGTTatttccacttcctcctcccacccctgcaaTCTGGCTTCCTCCCCCAGCATTGGACAGGACAGCTCTTCAAGGTCACTACTGACCTCCTAGTTGCTTAAATCCAAGGGATGCTTGCAAGTCTTTATCTGACTTGACCTCTTAGCAGTGGCTGACTTCAACACAGTCAAAAATACTCCCTCTTATTGAGATACTGCTGGGCCCTGGTTTTCAGGACACTGTGCACTCTTGATTTTCTCAGGACACTGTGCACTCTTGATTTTCTCACTATCTCACCAGCTGCTGCTCCATGGCAGGTTTCTCATCCTCTGCTCACCACCTAATCACAGTTGTTCCTGGGCCCTCTACAACCTGTGTCTGGAGTCCCATTCCTTCCCACTTGTTCTGCATTCAGCCTGGGTCAGACACTTCTGTTCTTCAGCCCACCCTGTCTCCTGGAGCCCTCCAGTGGATGTCCCGCCTCATAGAAAACCTGTCCCGCATCTGCTTTCCATTCCACATCCCCAGCTTGGCCATTTTCCATTTGTCTGAACCTAAAATCTGAGCCTGGTTCTAGGTTGACtgctttgtttcttccttttcttatagaAGAAGTTATGAAATCTTGTCCTCTCCAGGACATATCTAAAACCCCATTGCTAACCAGGTGCAGTgttgcatgcttgtaatcccagctactcaagaggcacAAGGCCAGCTTCGGCAACTTAGCAGGACACTGtctcaaattttataaaagggGCTGCGGATATCTCTTAGAGGCAGAATGCTCCTCGATTCAATTTCCAGTGACACATAAACccacccaaaaagaaagaaaaaatgaaacaaaaccccATTGTTTCCATTTTCACTATCCACACCTGGCCCAGTGAAGGTCCCATTACCTTATACCTGGGGACTACAACAGCCCCCCTTTTCCCTGCTGCCATCCTACATCCCCATATGATCTGTCCCCACAGGGCAGTCAGGGTTGCCCTTCCAAACATGAATATGACCATCCCCCTGCATGGTATCTATAATACCATGTTCACAGACATCACTTGCCATTCTCAGTGCCAGGACATTTCCCACCTCCATATCTTTGCCTGGGTAACTGCTTCTCACCCTTCAGTCCAAGTGTCAGTTCCTTATGAGAGCCATTCCCACCATTGGGCCAGTTCAGGTAGCTCCTCACCAGGACCTGGCCTCACCCCTGTGGACTAATCAAGCAGTCATTCACCAGCTGGTCTAAGCTGCAGACTGTGAGCCCTCCCATCATAGACCTGGAAATGTCAAGATGCATAAaacacagtcccagcccttcGTGAGTCCATAGGGGCACGAAACTGGGATCACCGACACTGGGACAAGCAGTTACTATGTGAGGAGATGGATGGCTGTGAGGAGCCTTCTCTGAGAAGTAACAATGGATGAACCTGAAGGGAAAGTGGGGTTTTGAGGGAAGCTATTGCAGGAAAAAGGTACATGTGCTTAAAAGTGGGAAGAGATTTTTGTGAGGAGCTGAGGGTGTCCATTGTGGCCTGACAAAAGACATGAAGTCATTGATGAGATTTAAATAGAAATGACATAGCTGGGATTGtggttttttattcatttgtttttgttttgggtacagTGGATTGAACTCactgccacatccccaacctttttattttttattttgagtctgggtctcattaagttgcttaggaccttgcttagttattgacgctggctttgaatttgtgatcctcctgtcttggcctccagagttgctgggattacaggtgtgcaccatcatgcccttCCTGAGATTGTGGTCTTTATAAACTAATTCTGCACTGGAGGAATAAACAAGGAAGGAAGTAGGGGGATTGGTTGGGGGATGCTGGAGGAATCCAGATGGCTAGAGATGGGGGCCTCCCTCATGATGGTGGTAGTGAAAATGGGGCAGAATGAACTATTGTTGCCTGGGCTGGGGAgtggggaaaagggagagaatgagaaagtCTCTGGTCCTTGTACCTCAAAGGTGGGTGGGGAAAGGGCAGTAGGAACTGGGACACCCATCTCCCTGTGTCCATCCAAGGTTCCACCTGGCATGGGGTTGCCCATGGGTGATGTTTGTCACCCATCCTTTTCCCCTATAGAAGCAGATGCAGATGGAAGCTCAAGAGAgagaaggctggggctggggatgtggctcaagcagtaacacgctcacctggcatgcgcggggcgctgggttcgatcctcagcaccatataaaaataaaataaagatgttgtgtccactgaaaactgaaaaataaatatttaaaaattctttagagagagagagagagagagagagagagagagagagagagagagagagagagagagagagagagagagagaaggctgcCTAGTTCattggcacacatctgtaatcccagcagcttgggaagctgaggcaggaggattgggagttcaaagccagcctcagcaacttagcaagactctgtctctaaataaaatataaaaagggctggggatgtggctcagtgattaaatgtccctgggttcaattcttggtaccaatgtgggtggggggaggaagaGATGTGGAAGGCTGCTGATAAGACATAGTACAAGACAGCTGGGAGCAGAAAGAGGAAGTTGGGTCAGAACCCGGATATGATGGGGTTTCAGGGAAAGTGGCATCTGGGGTTTCCTGAGAGCCTGGAAACTCCACTGTCTTTGGTTCTAACACAATACCCCAAATCCTGAAATTTTCAAACCTAGCCCAGTCCTTGGGGTCCCTTTAGAAACCACAACCCCTGACAGGTCCCAAGATGATAAACTAATGTCTGCGTGCCCTTCCTGTGGACTAGTCCCCACACCTGATACCTACGTGGCCCCGGGCAATCCTCATCATAAACCTGTGGAGGCTCATTTATCTCCATTGCACCTATGAGACTTCAAGGGGTTAAGGAACTTGCTCAAATTCACACAGCTAGGATGAGGCTGGGAGAGGATTTGAACTGAGGTTTGACTGACATCAGAGTCTGTGCTTTTAACTCTGTGCTATATTAAGCCGGTCGACCCTTGGTTGATTGGCTCAGCATGGGGAGGAGGCTTTGTGGGGGATTTGCTTGTGGTTGGGGTGGCTGCCCCCCTCTCGTATCAAGCGATAGGAAAGGGTAGTGCTGACGTCAATTGTTACCATGACGATACAGCAACCCTTTTCCTGCTGTTTCTATGGTAACCTGGGGGGTCCATCTGTACTTCGCCCCCTCCTTCTAAAAGGGGGTTCCTTAGGGAGGGGCCAGCTAATAAGGTGTCTGAGACAGAAGTCAGGAAAGCAAGTGATTTGAACATATCCCTTCCCCGAGTCCCTCCTCATTGCTCAGACCCAGAGAAAAAGGCTGGGACCCAGAGGTCCTGCACTGGGGTCCAGGAAAAGCTTTACCCCTGAGGGTGAAGAAAGCAGCTCTGCCCTTCCAACCTGGGGAATCTTCTGCAAatgccccccaaccccaccccattCTTAGACTCCATAGCAGAACTGCAGGGAAGTTGGCAAGAGGGTTTTCCCAACCCCCTGCAGGGCTGGCTACCCAGCCTCTGGAGACATTGTCCTTGGCTTTCTGGCTCTCTGTTGCCCCTTGAAGTTGAAGGTTGGAACAGCAGCAGTTGTGGCCTGCTCATGTACTGCCTGGGACTGTACAAGAATGACCTATGGAAGTTTTGCAGCAGGTGTCATTAACCCCATTTTCCAGATTTGGAAATGGAGGCTAAGAGAAGCTTAGAAAGAAGTCTAAGTTCATACAGTCAGTAAGTGGCAGAGGCAGATCTCGAATTCAGGACTAGAGTTTAGGCCAGAGACATTTCCAGTGcaaaaaagaacagaacaagATGGACATGGAGAAGATAAATGAGAGAATGAAGTGGTTGGAGCCTGTTATACTCCCTGTCACCTACAAATCAAAGTTCAAACTCCTCAGCCTGGTATTAGGAGGACTCCTAACTCAGCTTCATTAACCCATCCCTGGATTCCCTGCATGAGGCATGAACTCTCAGCACATAGCATGGCCCAGGTAGGTGTTGGTGAACACTGAACTGAATTTCTTGAACTTgaccctctctccttcctgcctctagGCCTTTGCCCACAATGTTTTCTCCATTCCATTTCTGGAATACCCCTTTCCCCTTGCTCATGGATATATTAGAACTAACTAGCCCATCCCTACCCCCAGATCTGGACCACTGGCAAGGTCAATCAGTGTCTGGAATCTTGACATCCCTCACAAACCAAGCATGTGGAAGGTAGCAGTAgtaaatgttttgcttttttttttttttttttttggtattggggattgaacctgttAGGTCGGTGGTGGCGACTTGGTGGGgacttagtggcaacttagaacaaagcagcccgcaccggaaaagaacatcaatcagatgcctGTGgacagatctcctgactaacacCTGTCAATCAACAGGACCCCcttggccaatcctggagttcagccaactcccctgaccaactccaagggggcaagggactctaagaacaccttttcctgtcccaagcccttcccttcctgctgtaagccccataaaagtttctcctcagacccttcccctgtcccctctgtggctCTGATGGAGTTCCACCTGGGAGTGATATCGCAATAAAGCCTCCCCCATCTGATCTGAcagaacccaggggctctctgctactgagttacatccccagatttttatttatttattttggtaccagggattgaacccaggggtacttaaccactaagccatatccctaggcctttcttttttcaactttttgagacagggtttccatatgttgcttaaggtctcactactggcctcaaacttgtgatcctcctgcctcagcctccaagtcactgggattacaggcgcctgccaccatgcttggcttaaTTTTTCAGACGgtgtctcactaggttgcttaggctGGCCCTTCAACTTTAAGTCCTTCGCCTCaatctcctgaattgctgggattacaagcatgtgccactacacttgGCTGTGTTTTTCAAGGAAAAGAGAATTGAGAAGAGGGGTTGAAAGAAGTAAGCAAGGGCTAAGGctgtagcagagtgcttgcctagcatgtgtgaggcactgggtttgatccttagccacataaaaatagacattctGTCTATATActactacagtttttttttttttttttaagaaggaagatgagaaaacaaaaaggaagcaTGGAAAGGATTCACCTTTGGGGGATGGCAGTTTGGAAGGGCCTGGGAGAGCATTTTGCATGGAAACCAAGAAGGGTGTCCCCTTCAGGTGAAGTGGGATCTGAAGTGCTCTTGGGAGAGGCTTGGACTTCTAGGGGAGGGCTATTGAGTCAATTGTGCTTAGATCTCTGGGGACAGCAGACTAACCTGATCTTTgggttacatttttttccccaaataaaaatacttgttCAGCTTTGGGCAGCCTTCGTGTCATGGGCTCCTCCTACGGATGGATTAAAAGGCATTTAGCCTGAGAACACTGAGGAGTGTGCCAGCATCACTCAATTCCTTCACctgtaaaataaggaagaaatcagtTTTCCAAACCATCTctttcccaggctctctgtgatCCCGCCAGTCCTAGGAGAATCTTACTCAAAATGAACTGGGTCAGACCGTAACCCCTCTAATAGAGCCAGAGGTGCCCGTGATCACAAAGTGGCAGACAGCAAAACCTAATTCCATCTTGGGAGAATGACATGAGCCTAGTGTGGCCAGTCTTTTTTCTAAGTTCCGTTTGCCCACCTGTCCCTCCCTGGATTCAGTAGGTCGCCATCGTCCAGTGTAGTAATCTGAATTTCACTGGTGACCCAAGGACAGAGATAGAAAGATGGACGATGACAGGACCCTGGGGAACATGACCAACAAGAAATGGAGGGAGAAGGGTGGCATCGGGCCAGAAAAAAGCGGACGTGGAAGGGCGGACCCCTAGGATCAGATCCGCAGGAGGAGGCAAGCAGCCCATCAGATGGACAGACATACACGGCCAGCCCGGAATGGAAAGAACAGTTTATGCTGTGCTTTATTAAAATGTgcatcattcttttattttaaaatgtgcatcaTTGTCTCGTGCTCGGCGCGTGCGACCTCAGCGTGGTGGCCCGCGGCTGGCCTCGTCCCGCCCGGCTCCCGCGGAGCCCCCTTGCGCAGGCGCACTCAGGTGGCGCGGGCCCGGGGGCTCCCGCCCATGGCCAGGTAGACGTCGATGGGCACGTGTAGCAGCGTCAGACAGTGGCAGCCGGGGCAGCGTCGAAGCGGCCTGGGGAAAGCGGCGCGAGACCGGGGGCGCTGAGGCCCTGCCTACGCCTTTGGGGCACCCCCGGACTCCAGTGGGGTTGGGGCGTGGATGCAGGGCCCGGGGGATGGGCAATGCGGCGGAGGGCGGAGCCCGGAGGAGGGGctgcggggcggggcggggcggggcgcggcGCCGGTCTCACCTGACCGGGTTGTGCTCCGTAGCTACCGGCTCCGGGCTGTCCTGGGACTCGGGGGCGGCGGCAAGGCCAGGGGAGTCTCCGGCCTCAATGGGGAATCTCCGACCCTGGGGCGGCTCCTGGGCACTCATGTCCAGGCCCCGGGGCGCTCTGCGCGGGGAGTGGTGGTCAGGCCGCTCTCGAGCCGCCGTGCGCCCCTTGCCCGCTCCCGCCCCCCTGGCCGTTGCTCACCTGCCGGAGGCCGAGACCGAGGCCGGTCCCAGGCTGGAAGCAGCTGCCCGAGCCCTGGCCGCGGGAGGACGCTCCGGTCCAGGGGGAGCCGGGCAGGTGTCTGCGGTGCGCCCGAGGCCGGGCGTCGAGGGGGAGGGCTGCATTGTGACCCGGGTCGTGGCGTGCTGACCTCACAGAGCCTGTTCCTCCCGCCGGAGAACCCCCTGTCGCCCCGGGCCGCCCAGCACTTAGCTCGGGCCCCAGCGGGGAACTATAAGATCATGGTGTTTGGAGAACGGGGTCGCGCAGAACCCCCGGCGGCCCGGTGGGGGCGCAGGCGACGAGGGCTACCTACGGGCAGGCAGCCTCCACGAGGAGGAGCTGGGCATCCCAGGCCCATGCAGACGCCCCGGGCGCCCTCCGAGACCAGGCTGCCACTCACTGACTGGCATGCGGGCAAGGCGGTGGCAGCGACTTAACCGATGTTGGgtttggtggtagtggtggtgaggGCAGGTAGGGCCATTGCCCATTTTGGCCAAGGGTCACACAGCATTTACATCACAATTGGTCCGTAGTTTAAAAATGTCTgaccctctccctctccaccacCCGCGGCTGTGTCCAGACGGAGAATGTTCTAGCGCTGGGGGCGGCTGTGGATGAAGTCCTTGGGGGGAAAAGGAGCAGGCCAAGGGCGATGGTGGAGTAGAGCTGCCTCGCAGAGGCAGCATGAGCTGAGAGGGTGATAGGAAGGAAGGAGGCGCTAGACAGCATGGAGGACTTTCTGCTCTCCAATGGGTACCAGCTGGGCAAGACCATTGGGGAAGGGACCTACTCAAAAGTCAAAGAAGCATTTTCCAAAAAACACCAAAGAAAAGTGGCAATTAAAATTATAGACAAGATGGGAGGGCCAGAAGGTGAGCTGGGGCCCCTTTGGAGCAAGGGAGGGCTGGCTGAGGTGGGTGGGTACTTCCTCCAGTCACTGAaatctccctcctcccttttagTGGGGGAACCGAGGAGGATTATGGCCCTGGGATAGGTCAGTGGGGAACAGGGATGCTGGGATTCCAAGAACATCACACCTCAAATCCAAGATAAAATTGGCACAAAGTGAAGAGTCCTGGGGCTTTTCCtattccaggaggggaacagagACTGGGAGACGCCACAGCCAGGGCTAACAGAGGGCAGGAGCTGGTTCCAAGGCAGGTGGAGGCTGGAAAAAGGAAGACTGGGCTTCTGGAAAGAACTGTGGGTCAGAAGGTAGGGGTAGGAGGAGGTGGTTCTCCACCCTGTGGGCAAATCAGGTCTCCTGAGATTCAGTGGCTTCCTCTAAAGTCCCCAAAGCAGCTTAATATCTGTGGTCTCACAGTAGTCCCTGACTTTGGCAGAGAGTAGTTCCTCTGAATAatgtattaaaaagataataagtgAATATACTTTGCAATGTTTAAGCCACTAGATACATCTAAGACTATTTAACCCAGGAATAAGACCCAGTCATGGTGGGTAGAGTCAGGAGTAAGGAGTTAGGCCCTTCTGATCTTGATGTACATCTCTTTGTTTCCTCAGAGTTTATCCAGAGATTCCTGCCTCGGGAGCTCCAGATTGTCCGAACCCTGGACCACAAGAACATCAT
This region of Ictidomys tridecemlineatus isolate mIctTri1 chromosome 11, mIctTri1.hap1, whole genome shotgun sequence genomic DNA includes:
- the Fam229a gene encoding protein FAM229A isoform X1; amino-acid sequence: MQPSPSTPGLGRTADTCPAPPGPERPPAARARAAASSLGPASVSASGRAPRGLDMSAQEPPQGRRFPIEAGDSPGLAAAPESQDSPEPVATEHNPVRPLRRCPGCHCLTLLHVPIDVYLAMGGSPRARAT
- the Fam229a gene encoding protein FAM229A isoform X2 gives rise to the protein MLFTETAHFVVNFLLSRRPRATPPHRLDQDLCFWGSRGPTLPEPAARRSLGDYWLSPQRYRPPGAAWRWPARNLTLLPGATGLADVPSARWPSCYGARPRLTWKHRWQNINYQFLGKRKRHLLPLRP